In the Muricauda sp. MAR_2010_75 genome, one interval contains:
- a CDS encoding 3TM-type holin, translating to MNKILDWLKGTIIKDIGSIVDDVVTTKEEKELLKNKLINMVLGHALETDKLRAGIISDEAKGNFLQRTWRPILMLCFGIIIMFGWVIYPVIRAFNPALPDLEPVPHELWIVLQIGIGGYIVGRSAEKIAPQINVNKK from the coding sequence ATGAACAAAATACTCGACTGGCTTAAAGGAACCATCATTAAGGATATTGGTTCCATTGTGGACGATGTGGTCACTACTAAGGAAGAAAAGGAACTTCTTAAAAACAAGCTCATCAACATGGTTTTGGGGCATGCCCTCGAAACCGATAAGTTGAGGGCGGGCATCATTTCCGATGAGGCAAAGGGAAATTTTCTTCAAAGGACTTGGAGGCCTATTCTCATGTTGTGTTTTGGCATTATTATAATGTTCGGTTGGGTAATTTATCCGGTGATAAGGGCTTTCAATCCCGCTTTGCCGGATTTGGAGCCTGTGCCGCATGAACTGTGGATAGTGTTACAGATTGGTATAGGCGGCTATATTGTTGGTAGGAGTGCCGAAAAGATAGCCCCTCAGATTAACGTCAATAAAAAGTAG